The Streptomyces nitrosporeus genome includes a window with the following:
- the nrdR gene encoding transcriptional regulator NrdR, producing MHCPFCRHPDSRVVDSRTTDDGTSIRRRRQCPDCARRFTTVETCSLMVVKRSGVTEPFSRTKVISGVRKACQGRPVTEDALAKLGQRVEEAVRATGSAELTTHDVGLAILGPLQELDLVAYLRFASVYRAFNSLDDFEAAIAELRRQRPLTGERGSEEPPEVPAPVTVAAD from the coding sequence ATGCACTGCCCCTTCTGCAGGCACCCCGACAGCCGGGTCGTGGACAGTCGGACCACGGACGACGGCACGTCGATCCGGCGGCGGCGCCAGTGCCCCGACTGCGCGCGGCGCTTCACCACGGTGGAGACCTGCTCGCTGATGGTGGTCAAGCGCAGCGGCGTGACCGAGCCCTTCAGCCGGACCAAGGTCATCTCGGGCGTCCGCAAGGCGTGCCAGGGGCGTCCCGTCACCGAGGACGCGCTGGCGAAGCTGGGGCAGCGGGTCGAGGAGGCGGTGCGGGCGACCGGGAGCGCCGAACTGACCACGCACGACGTGGGGCTCGCCATACTCGGCCCCCTGCAGGAACTCGACCTCGTGGCCTACCTGCGTTTCGCGTCGGTGTACCGGGCGTTCAATTCGCTCGACGACTTCGAGGCCGCCATCGCGGAACTCCGCCGGCAGCGGCCTCTCACCGGGGAGCGGGGGAGCGAGGAGCCCCCCGAGGTCCCCGCCCCCGTCACTGTCGCCGCCGATTGA
- the lexA gene encoding transcriptional repressor LexA: MTTTADSATITAQDHRSQSRLEPVHTMNESVMNPQGPEPARPARSLPGRPPGIRADSSGLTDRQRRVIEVIRDSVQRRGYPPSMREIGQAVGLSSTSSVAHQLMALERKGFLRRDPHRPRAYEVRGSDQPSTQPTDTTGKPAASYVPLVGRIAAGGPILAEESVEDVFPLPRQLVGDGELFVLKVVGDSMIEAAIMDGDWVTVRRQPVAENGDIVAAMLDGEATVKRFKREDGHVWLLPHNSAYQPIPGDEATILGKVVAVLRRV; encoded by the coding sequence GTGACCACCACCGCCGACAGCGCCACCATCACCGCCCAGGACCACCGCTCCCAGAGCCGACTTGAGCCGGTGCACACGATGAACGAATCAGTCATGAACCCACAGGGGCCAGAGCCCGCGCGCCCCGCGCGGTCCTTGCCCGGAAGGCCCCCGGGCATCCGTGCGGACAGCTCGGGGCTCACGGACCGCCAGCGACGCGTCATCGAGGTCATCCGGGATTCGGTGCAGCGGAGGGGCTACCCCCCGTCGATGCGGGAGATCGGCCAGGCGGTGGGGCTCTCCAGCACCTCGTCCGTCGCCCACCAGCTGATGGCCCTGGAGCGCAAGGGGTTCCTGCGCCGCGATCCGCACCGCCCGCGCGCGTACGAGGTGCGCGGTTCGGATCAGCCCAGCACCCAGCCGACGGACACCACCGGCAAGCCCGCCGCTTCGTACGTCCCCCTGGTCGGCCGGATCGCAGCCGGCGGCCCGATCCTCGCCGAGGAGTCCGTCGAGGACGTGTTCCCGCTGCCCCGGCAACTCGTGGGCGACGGTGAGCTGTTCGTGCTGAAGGTGGTCGGCGACTCGATGATCGAGGCCGCGATCATGGACGGTGACTGGGTCACCGTGCGCCGCCAGCCCGTCGCGGAGAACGGCGACATCGTGGCCGCCATGCTGGACGGCGAGGCCACCGTGAAGCGCTTCAAGCGGGAGGACGGCCATGTGTGGCTGCTCCCGCACAACTCCGCGTACCAGCCCATTCCCGGGGACGAGGCGACCATCCTCGGCAAGGTGGTGGCGGTGCTCCGGCGCGTGTGA
- a CDS encoding ATP-dependent DNA helicase — translation MTKPSLPELLHAAVTAVGGTERPGQAAMAEAVAAAVDDNAHLLVQAGTGTGKSLGYLVPALAHGERVVVATATLALQRQLVERDLPRTVESLRPLLRRTPRFAMLKGRSNYLCLHRLHEGVPQDEEDGLFDQFEAAAPSSKLGQDLLRLRDWSDETETGDRDDLTPGVSDRAWAQVSVSSRECLGATKCAYGAECFAETARERAKLADVVVTNHALLAIDAIEGAPVLPQHEVLIVDEAHELVSRVTGVATGELTPGQVNRAVRRAAKLVNEKAADALQTASEGFERVMELALPGRLEEIPEDLGYALTALRDAARTVISALGATRDKSVQDEDVVRKQAMASVESVHSVAERITQGSEYDVVWYERHDRFGASLRVAPLSVSGLLREKLFSERSVVLTSATLKLGGDFNGVGASLGLAPEGTAGEDVPQWKGLDVGSPFDYPKQGILYVARHLATPGREGSRTDMLDELAELVDAAGGRTLGLFSSMRAAQAAAEELRGRQDRTILLQGEETLGELIKNFAADPETCLFGTLSLWQGVDVPGPSCQLVVMDRIPFPRPDDPLMSARQKAVEEAGGNGFMAVAATHAALLMAQGAGRLVRATGDKGVVAVLDPRLANARYGSYLRASLPDFWYTTDRNQVRRSLAAIDAAAKAAP, via the coding sequence ATGACGAAGCCATCGCTCCCCGAGCTCCTCCACGCCGCCGTGACCGCCGTCGGCGGTACGGAACGGCCCGGCCAGGCCGCCATGGCCGAGGCCGTCGCCGCAGCCGTCGACGACAACGCCCACCTGCTGGTCCAGGCGGGCACCGGCACCGGCAAGTCCCTCGGCTACCTGGTGCCCGCGCTGGCCCACGGGGAGCGGGTCGTGGTGGCCACCGCCACGCTCGCCCTCCAGCGCCAGCTGGTGGAGCGGGACCTGCCCCGGACGGTCGAGTCGTTGCGGCCGCTGCTGCGCCGGACCCCCCGGTTCGCGATGCTCAAGGGCCGGTCCAACTACCTCTGCCTGCACCGCCTCCACGAAGGGGTCCCGCAGGACGAGGAGGACGGCCTGTTCGACCAGTTCGAGGCCGCCGCGCCGTCGAGCAAGCTGGGACAGGACCTGCTGCGTCTGCGTGACTGGTCGGACGAGACCGAGACCGGGGACCGGGACGACCTCACCCCGGGCGTCTCGGACCGGGCCTGGGCACAGGTCTCGGTCTCCTCGCGTGAGTGCCTGGGCGCGACGAAGTGCGCGTACGGAGCCGAGTGCTTCGCCGAGACGGCCCGTGAGCGGGCCAAGCTGGCCGATGTCGTCGTCACCAACCACGCGCTGCTCGCCATCGACGCCATCGAGGGCGCGCCGGTGCTCCCGCAGCACGAGGTGCTGATCGTTGACGAGGCCCATGAGCTGGTCTCGCGGGTCACCGGTGTGGCCACCGGGGAGCTCACCCCCGGCCAGGTGAACCGGGCGGTGCGCCGCGCGGCCAAGCTGGTCAACGAGAAGGCCGCGGACGCCCTGCAGACCGCCTCGGAGGGGTTCGAGCGCGTCATGGAGCTGGCACTCCCGGGCCGCCTGGAGGAGATCCCCGAGGACCTCGGCTACGCCCTGACGGCGCTGCGTGACGCCGCTCGCACGGTCATCTCCGCTCTCGGGGCCACCCGGGACAAGTCCGTGCAGGACGAGGACGTGGTCCGCAAGCAGGCGATGGCCTCGGTCGAGTCGGTCCACAGCGTCGCCGAGCGCATCACCCAGGGCTCCGAGTACGACGTCGTGTGGTACGAACGCCACGACCGCTTCGGCGCGTCGCTGCGGGTCGCGCCGCTGTCCGTGTCCGGGCTGCTGCGGGAGAAGCTGTTCTCCGAGCGGTCGGTGGTGCTGACCTCGGCCACGCTCAAGCTGGGCGGGGACTTCAACGGGGTGGGGGCGTCCCTGGGGCTCGCCCCCGAGGGCACCGCCGGCGAGGACGTCCCGCAGTGGAAGGGGCTGGACGTCGGGTCGCCGTTCGACTACCCGAAGCAGGGCATCCTGTACGTCGCCCGGCACCTGGCCACCCCCGGCCGCGAGGGCTCCCGCACCGACATGCTGGACGAGCTCGCCGAGCTGGTCGACGCGGCGGGCGGGCGCACCCTGGGCCTGTTCTCCTCGATGCGGGCGGCGCAGGCCGCCGCGGAGGAGCTCCGGGGCCGTCAGGACCGGACGATCCTCCTCCAGGGGGAGGAGACGCTCGGCGAGCTGATCAAGAACTTCGCTGCGGACCCGGAGACCTGCCTCTTCGGCACGCTGTCACTCTGGCAGGGCGTCGACGTACCCGGGCCGAGCTGCCAGCTCGTGGTCATGGACCGGATCCCCTTCCCCCGGCCCGACGACCCGCTGATGAGCGCCCGGCAGAAGGCGGTCGAGGAGGCGGGGGGCAACGGCTTCATGGCGGTCGCGGCCACCCATGCCGCGCTGCTGATGGCGCAGGGGGCGGGGCGGCTCGTGCGCGCCACCGGGGACAAGGGAGTGGTCGCGGTCCTCGACCCCAGGCTGGCGAACGCCCGGTACGGCAGCTATCTGCGGGCCTCGTTGCCCGACTTCTGGTACACCACGGACCGTAACCAGGTGCGCCGCTCGCTCGCGGCCATCGACGCCGCGGCGAAGGCGGCCCCATAG
- a CDS encoding IucA/IucC family protein, translating into MPTNPASHDPADTFPARDAPELNGAVWDRVSSRLLAKMIGEFAYEELVEPVPEEGGADGGDGAPDGTGRYALPLDDGSLVRFRARRGVYGSWRVAPDSIRVGTGQADPAEAGGPAPSRPGATVPFRDPLEFLARARGLLGVDGATLGHLVRELTATLAADARLAHTALPAARLADLPYAELEGHQTGHPWLVASKGRLGFSDSDAARFAPEARTALRLPWIAVSTRIASYRGVRGLAAPEDLYAQELDPGLRESFTGTLLARGADPGAYLFLPVHPWQWDEWIVPLFAPAIAAGDIVPLGHDTDLRLPQQSIRTFSNTTRPDRHTVKLPLSILNTLVYRGLPTERTLAAPAVTAWVHGLRDGDPFLRDTCGVILLGEVASVSVEHPLYDHLPETPYQFKEILGTIWREPLQPRLAPGERARTLASLLHTDPEGRAFTAELVGRSGLTPRAWLSRLFAALLPPLLHFLYRYGTVFSPHGENAIVVFDEHDVPVRLAIKDFVDDVNVSARRLPEHDSMPDEVRRTLLTEDPSFLTQFIHSGLFVGVFRYLSPICEEQLDVPESDFWSLVRAEILRHHARFPELKERFEIFDMLTPTIERLCLNRNRLHVDGYRDRPERPHAAVHGEVVNPLHPYA; encoded by the coding sequence GTGCCGACAAACCCTGCGAGCCACGACCCGGCCGATACGTTTCCCGCACGGGACGCCCCGGAACTGAACGGGGCCGTCTGGGACCGGGTGTCGTCACGTCTGCTCGCCAAGATGATCGGCGAGTTCGCCTACGAGGAACTGGTCGAGCCGGTACCGGAGGAGGGCGGGGCGGACGGCGGGGACGGTGCGCCGGACGGGACCGGGCGGTACGCCCTGCCGCTCGACGACGGGTCCCTCGTCCGCTTCCGGGCCCGGCGCGGGGTGTACGGCAGCTGGCGGGTCGCCCCCGACTCGATCCGGGTGGGCACCGGGCAGGCGGACCCGGCCGAGGCCGGGGGGCCCGCCCCTTCCCGTCCCGGGGCCACCGTGCCGTTCCGGGACCCGCTGGAGTTCCTCGCACGGGCACGCGGTCTCCTCGGCGTGGACGGCGCCACCCTCGGCCACCTCGTGCGGGAGCTCACCGCCACCCTCGCCGCGGACGCCCGCCTGGCGCACACGGCGCTCCCCGCGGCCCGGCTTGCCGACCTTCCCTACGCCGAACTCGAAGGGCACCAGACGGGCCACCCCTGGCTCGTCGCCAGCAAGGGCCGGCTCGGCTTCTCCGACTCGGACGCCGCCCGGTTCGCCCCCGAGGCGCGTACCGCCCTCAGGCTGCCGTGGATCGCCGTCAGCACCCGGATAGCCAGCTACCGGGGAGTACGCGGTCTCGCGGCCCCCGAAGACCTCTACGCACAGGAACTCGACCCCGGCCTGCGGGAGTCCTTCACCGGCACCCTGCTGGCCCGCGGGGCCGACCCCGGCGCCTACCTCTTCCTGCCGGTGCACCCCTGGCAGTGGGACGAGTGGATCGTCCCCCTCTTCGCCCCGGCCATCGCGGCCGGCGACATCGTGCCGCTGGGCCACGACACGGACCTGCGGCTGCCGCAGCAGTCGATCCGCACCTTCAGCAACACCACCCGCCCGGACCGGCACACGGTCAAGCTGCCGCTGTCGATCCTGAACACCCTCGTCTACCGGGGCCTCCCGACCGAGCGCACCCTCGCCGCCCCCGCTGTCACCGCCTGGGTCCACGGCCTGCGCGACGGCGACCCCTTCCTGCGGGACACCTGCGGGGTCATCCTGCTCGGCGAGGTCGCCTCGGTGTCGGTCGAGCACCCTCTGTACGACCACCTGCCCGAGACCCCGTACCAGTTCAAGGAGATCCTCGGCACGATCTGGCGGGAGCCCCTGCAACCCCGGCTCGCACCCGGAGAGCGGGCCCGCACCCTCGCCTCGCTGCTGCACACGGACCCGGAGGGCCGGGCCTTCACCGCCGAACTCGTCGGCCGTTCGGGGCTCACCCCCCGGGCCTGGCTGTCCCGCCTCTTCGCCGCGCTGCTGCCACCCCTGCTGCACTTCCTGTACCGGTACGGCACGGTGTTCTCCCCGCACGGCGAGAACGCCATCGTGGTGTTCGACGAGCACGACGTACCGGTCCGGCTGGCGATCAAGGACTTCGTCGACGACGTGAACGTCAGCGCCCGCCGGCTGCCCGAGCACGACTCGATGCCCGACGAGGTGCGCCGCACCCTGCTGACGGAGGACCCCTCCTTCCTCACCCAGTTCATCCACTCCGGGCTCTTCGTGGGGGTCTTCCGCTACCTGTCACCGATCTGCGAGGAGCAACTGGATGTGCCCGAGAGCGATTTCTGGTCACTCGTACGGGCCGAGATCCTCCGCCACCACGCGCGCTTCCCCGAACTCAAGGAGCGTTTCGAGATCTTCGACATGCTGACGCCGACCATCGAGCGCCTCTGCCTCAACCGCAACCGTCTGCACGTGGACGGTTACCGGGACCGGCCGGAGAGGCCGCACGCGGCCGTCCACGGCGAGGTCGTGAACCCGCTGCACCCCTACGCGTGA
- a CDS encoding GNAT family N-acetyltransferase, which produces MHQAATHIEGRADAGPPGATGTEDTLEMRLTEELLAPRGDGAAGAAAHGDAFGPAGDPAAWQPVTTPAGEFELVPVRLERDLGVITRWMNDPAVAAFWELAGPESVTAGHLRPQLDGDGRSVPCLGVLAGRPMSYWEIYRADLDPLARHYPARPHDMGVHLLVGQVANRGRGLGGVLLRAVSDLVLDNRPRCARVVAEPDLRNTPSVAAFLSAGFRFSAEVELPDKRAALMIRERAHRTQL; this is translated from the coding sequence GTGCACCAGGCCGCTACGCACATCGAGGGGCGGGCCGACGCGGGCCCGCCCGGCGCCACGGGCACCGAGGACACCCTGGAGATGCGGCTCACCGAGGAACTCCTCGCCCCGCGCGGCGACGGGGCGGCGGGAGCCGCCGCGCACGGTGACGCCTTCGGCCCGGCCGGCGACCCCGCCGCCTGGCAGCCGGTCACGACCCCCGCGGGCGAGTTCGAGCTGGTGCCCGTACGGCTCGAACGCGACCTGGGAGTGATCACCCGCTGGATGAACGATCCGGCCGTCGCCGCGTTCTGGGAACTCGCCGGACCGGAATCCGTCACGGCCGGCCATCTGCGCCCGCAACTGGACGGGGACGGCCGCAGCGTCCCCTGCCTGGGCGTGCTGGCCGGCCGGCCCATGAGCTACTGGGAGATCTACCGCGCCGATCTGGACCCGCTGGCCCGCCACTACCCGGCCCGGCCCCACGACATGGGCGTACACCTCCTCGTCGGCCAGGTCGCCAACCGGGGCCGGGGCCTCGGCGGTGTCCTGCTCCGGGCGGTCAGCGACCTCGTGCTCGACAACCGTCCGCGGTGCGCGCGCGTCGTGGCCGAGCCGGACCTGCGGAACACCCCTTCCGTGGCGGCCTTCCTGAGCGCGGGCTTCCGCTTCTCCGCCGAGGTGGAGCTGCCCGACAAGCGGGCCGCGCTGATGATCAGAGAACGAGCGCACCGTACCCAGCTGTGA
- a CDS encoding IucA/IucC family protein, protein MNPNPPSEADGPLTGHPRVSELPDGDLVVEPATVPRQKSGQGATPRTPVTETRTASALRAPAHPAPSGAGGPDPLDDPDPARAADAAGTENLLRCWVRENDLPRPGDGVLRVPLPASATALLVPVRHWSATGWHRFGTPVLEDAPAAPGADAVTVAALLGRESGRGACVDLVARVADSVRQTTVFLRERRRGPAAGAGADLFLSGEQALVLGHPLHPTPKSREGLSESETFLYSPELHGSFPLHWMAVDRSVLATGSTWSPEGRTVPAEELLAPHAAGLRLPEDTTALPLHPWQAAELTRRPDVVALLEKGLLHDLGPHGDHWHPTSSVRTVHRPGAGVMLKLSLGVRITNSRRENLRKELHRGAEVHRLLETGLARQWQREHPGFDIVRDPAWLAVDTPEGDPVQGLDVMLRHNPFGVTDDAVCIAGLTAPRPWQGRTTTHSRLADLVSRLSARTGRTTREVCAQWFQRYLDAVVRPVLWLDGTAGVALEAHQQNTLVLLDPDGWPAGGRYRDNQGYYFRESHRAGLERRLPGIGAVSDTFVTDAVTDERLAYYLGINNVFGLIGAFGAQGLADEQELLTAFRGFLEETADQGSSLPGYLLGTRALRCKANLLTRLHGLDELVGPVDTQSVYVTITNPLVP, encoded by the coding sequence GTGAACCCCAACCCCCCCTCCGAGGCCGACGGCCCTCTCACCGGCCACCCGCGCGTATCGGAGCTGCCGGACGGTGACCTCGTCGTCGAGCCGGCGACCGTGCCGCGGCAGAAGTCCGGGCAGGGCGCGACGCCGCGCACCCCGGTGACCGAGACCCGCACCGCTTCCGCGCTCCGCGCCCCGGCGCACCCGGCACCGTCCGGCGCCGGGGGACCGGACCCGCTCGACGACCCGGACCCCGCCCGCGCCGCGGACGCCGCGGGCACCGAGAACCTGCTGCGCTGCTGGGTCCGGGAGAACGACCTGCCCCGGCCCGGGGACGGCGTCCTGCGCGTCCCGCTGCCCGCCAGCGCCACCGCGCTGCTCGTCCCGGTACGCCACTGGTCGGCGACCGGATGGCACCGCTTCGGCACCCCCGTCCTGGAGGACGCGCCCGCCGCCCCCGGGGCCGACGCCGTCACCGTGGCCGCCCTGCTCGGGCGCGAGAGCGGCCGCGGGGCCTGCGTGGATCTCGTCGCCCGGGTGGCCGACTCGGTCCGGCAGACCACGGTCTTCCTCAGGGAACGACGCCGCGGGCCCGCCGCCGGCGCCGGGGCGGACCTGTTCCTCTCCGGTGAGCAGGCACTCGTGCTCGGACACCCCCTGCACCCCACACCGAAGAGCCGCGAGGGGCTCTCCGAATCGGAGACCTTCCTCTACTCACCCGAACTGCACGGCTCCTTCCCGCTGCACTGGATGGCGGTGGACCGGTCGGTCCTGGCCACCGGATCGACCTGGAGCCCGGAAGGCCGGACGGTCCCCGCCGAGGAACTCCTCGCCCCCCACGCCGCCGGGCTGCGGCTCCCCGAGGACACCACCGCCCTGCCCCTCCACCCCTGGCAGGCGGCCGAACTCACCCGCCGCCCCGACGTGGTGGCACTCCTGGAGAAGGGCCTCCTCCACGACCTCGGACCGCACGGCGACCACTGGCACCCCACCTCCTCGGTGCGCACCGTGCACCGGCCAGGCGCGGGCGTGATGCTCAAGCTGTCCCTCGGCGTACGCATCACCAACTCCCGCCGGGAGAACCTCCGCAAGGAACTGCACCGGGGGGCCGAGGTGCACCGGCTGCTGGAAACCGGCCTGGCCCGCCAATGGCAGCGGGAGCACCCCGGTTTCGACATCGTCCGCGACCCCGCGTGGCTCGCCGTCGACACCCCGGAGGGCGATCCCGTCCAGGGCCTGGACGTGATGCTCCGTCACAACCCCTTCGGCGTCACCGACGACGCGGTGTGCATCGCCGGTCTCACGGCCCCCCGCCCCTGGCAGGGCCGCACGACCACGCACTCACGGCTCGCGGACCTCGTCTCCCGGCTGAGCGCCCGCACCGGCCGCACCACCCGGGAGGTCTGCGCCCAGTGGTTCCAGCGCTACCTCGACGCGGTGGTGCGCCCCGTACTCTGGCTGGATGGCACGGCAGGCGTCGCCCTCGAAGCGCACCAGCAGAACACCCTCGTCCTCCTCGACCCCGACGGCTGGCCGGCCGGGGGCAGGTACCGGGACAACCAGGGGTACTACTTCCGCGAGTCCCACCGGGCCGGCCTGGAGCGCCGTCTGCCGGGCATCGGCGCGGTCAGCGACACCTTCGTCACCGACGCCGTCACCGACGAGCGGCTCGCCTACTACCTGGGCATCAACAACGTGTTCGGGCTCATCGGCGCGTTCGGCGCGCAGGGTCTGGCCGACGAACAGGAGCTGCTCACCGCGTTCCGCGGGTTCCTGGAGGAGACCGCGGACCAGGGGTCGTCCCTGCCCGGGTATCTGCTCGGCACCCGCGCACTCCGCTGCAAGGCCAACCTGCTGACCCGGCTGCACGGTCTCGACGAACTCGTCGGCCCCGTCGACACCCAGTCCGTGTACGTCACCATCACCAACCCCCTGGTCCCCTGA
- a CDS encoding diaminobutyrate--2-oxoglutarate transaminase family protein, translated as MAVTEPAPVVPPPAHEGILRRQALRESAARTYARSLPIVPVRARGMTIEGADGRRYLDCLSGAGTLALGHNHPVVLEAVKKVIDSGAPLHVLDLATPVKDAFVTELFATLPRELADDARIQFCGPAGTDAVEAAFTLVRAATGRSGLLAFTGAYHGMTTGALAASGGAPDTTVTRLPFPHDYRCPFGVGGERGADIAARWTEYLLDDPKSGVPAPAAMIVEPVQGEGGVNPAPDGWLRRMREITRDRSVALIADEVQTGVGRTGTFWAVEHSGVVPDVMVLSKAIGGSLPLAVIVYRSGLDLWEPGAHAGTFRGNQLAMAAGAATLAYVRENGLAERAGTLGARMLARLQALSAEHPSIGHVRGRGLMLGIELVDPQAPPACGAPESAVPPPDPALAAAVRQECLRRGLIVELGGRHSAVVRLLPPLTLTDEQATAVVDRLADALRAAEHSTYRRTTAGPAR; from the coding sequence GTGGCCGTGACCGAACCAGCTCCGGTGGTACCTCCCCCCGCCCACGAGGGGATCCTGCGGCGCCAGGCCCTGCGTGAGTCGGCGGCCCGTACGTACGCCCGCTCCCTGCCCATCGTGCCGGTGCGGGCCAGGGGCATGACCATCGAGGGGGCGGACGGGCGGCGCTATCTGGACTGCCTGTCGGGGGCGGGGACCCTGGCCCTCGGCCACAACCACCCGGTGGTGCTGGAAGCCGTCAAGAAGGTCATCGACTCCGGCGCCCCGCTGCACGTGCTGGACCTCGCCACCCCCGTCAAGGACGCTTTCGTCACGGAGCTGTTCGCCACACTGCCGCGCGAACTCGCCGACGACGCCCGCATCCAGTTCTGCGGCCCCGCGGGGACGGACGCCGTCGAGGCCGCCTTCACCCTCGTGCGCGCGGCGACCGGGCGCAGCGGCCTGCTGGCGTTCACCGGTGCCTACCACGGGATGACCACCGGGGCGCTGGCGGCCTCCGGGGGCGCCCCGGACACGACCGTCACCCGGCTGCCCTTCCCGCACGACTACCGGTGCCCCTTCGGGGTCGGCGGGGAACGCGGCGCGGACATCGCAGCCCGCTGGACCGAGTACCTCCTGGACGACCCCAAGAGCGGCGTGCCCGCTCCCGCCGCCATGATCGTGGAGCCGGTGCAGGGGGAGGGCGGGGTCAACCCCGCGCCGGACGGCTGGCTCAGGCGGATGCGGGAGATCACCCGGGACCGGTCCGTCGCGCTGATCGCGGACGAGGTGCAGACCGGGGTGGGACGGACCGGAACGTTCTGGGCGGTCGAACACAGCGGCGTGGTACCCGACGTGATGGTGCTGTCCAAGGCCATCGGCGGTTCCCTGCCGCTCGCGGTGATCGTCTACCGTTCCGGGCTCGACCTGTGGGAACCCGGCGCCCACGCCGGGACCTTCCGGGGCAACCAGCTCGCCATGGCGGCCGGTGCCGCCACCCTCGCCTACGTACGGGAGAACGGGCTCGCCGAACGGGCCGGGACGCTCGGTGCGCGGATGCTCGCCCGGCTCCAGGCCCTGAGCGCGGAGCACCCGAGCATCGGGCATGTCCGGGGCCGCGGCCTGATGCTGGGGATCGAACTCGTCGACCCTCAGGCCCCGCCGGCCTGCGGGGCACCGGAGAGCGCGGTCCCGCCGCCCGACCCCGCGCTCGCCGCCGCGGTCCGGCAGGAGTGCCTGCGCCGCGGCCTCATCGTCGAACTCGGCGGCCGCCACAGTGCCGTGGTGCGGCTGCTGCCCCCCCTCACGCTCACCGACGAACAGGCGACAGCGGTCGTGGACCGTCTCGCGGATGCCCTGCGAGCGGCGGAGCATTCCACGTACCGTCGAACCACTGCCGGGCCGGCCCGCTGA